The following proteins are co-located in the Bordetella bronchialis genome:
- a CDS encoding zinc-finger domain-containing protein, with translation MTAAATASKHELIEVGAEDLPVYCPGPKAPLWSMHPRVFLDVAHTGSARCPYCGAEYRLKPGTVISGHGH, from the coding sequence ATGACCGCTGCCGCCACCGCCTCCAAACATGAACTCATCGAGGTCGGCGCCGAAGACCTGCCGGTATATTGCCCCGGCCCCAAGGCGCCGCTATGGAGCATGCATCCCCGCGTCTTCCTGGATGTCGCCCACACCGGCTCCGCCCGCTGTCCGTACTGCGGCGCCGAATACCGCCTGAAGCCCGGCACGGTGATCAGCGGCCACGGACACTGA
- a CDS encoding YybH family protein, translating into MFATPQETEDAFYEALEHADLARLMQVWADDEEIVCIHPGGLRIVGQKAVEESWQAILAAGPLHVRPMRPLIMQSMGSAVHILVEHVGAAGGGKDYVSCYATNIYHKGPTGWRMVMHHASAAPAEAGLLDLHDVPDMLH; encoded by the coding sequence ATGTTCGCCACGCCGCAAGAAACCGAAGACGCTTTCTACGAAGCCCTGGAACACGCCGACCTGGCTCGCCTGATGCAGGTCTGGGCGGATGACGAAGAGATCGTATGCATCCACCCGGGCGGCCTGCGCATCGTCGGCCAGAAGGCCGTGGAGGAATCCTGGCAGGCCATCCTGGCCGCCGGCCCGCTGCACGTGCGTCCCATGCGGCCGCTGATCATGCAAAGCATGGGCAGCGCGGTGCACATCCTGGTGGAACACGTCGGCGCCGCGGGCGGCGGCAAGGACTACGTCAGCTGCTACGCGACGAATATCTACCATAAGGGGCCGACCGGCTGGCGCATGGTCATGCACCATGCCTCCGCGGCGCCGGCCGAAGCCGGCCTGCTGGACCTGCACGACGTCCCCGACATGCTGCACTAA
- a CDS encoding quinone-dependent dihydroorotate dehydrogenase yields MSILFQAYPLARRALFAMDAETAHDVTLKSLQRAYECGVTRSLMHAAPLAPITLMGLRVPNAVGLAAGLDKNGAYIDALGNLGFGFVEVGTVTPRPQPGNPKPRLFRLPQANALINRLGFNNLGLDAFIANVTRSQWRARGGILGLNIGKNADTPIAQAADDYLKGLRGVFPHADYVTVNISSPNTQNLRSLQGGDELSDLLARLRDARKELADTYGRDVPLAVKIAPDLTHEQIDAIADILPRYGVNGVIACNTTLSRAAVAGMAHADEAGGLSGPPVHELCLAVIARLKQRLGSTMAIIGVGGIHSGRQAAEKMAAGADAVQLYTGLIYRGPALVRECVDATAVRAA; encoded by the coding sequence ATGTCTATCCTGTTCCAAGCCTATCCCCTCGCGCGCCGTGCCTTGTTCGCCATGGACGCCGAAACCGCCCACGACGTCACGCTGAAAAGCCTGCAGCGGGCCTATGAGTGCGGCGTGACGCGCTCGCTCATGCATGCCGCGCCGCTAGCTCCGATCACGCTGATGGGACTGCGGGTGCCCAACGCCGTCGGGCTGGCCGCGGGATTGGACAAGAACGGCGCGTATATCGACGCGCTGGGCAACCTGGGTTTCGGCTTCGTGGAGGTCGGCACCGTGACGCCGCGTCCCCAGCCCGGCAATCCCAAGCCGCGCCTGTTCCGCCTGCCGCAGGCCAATGCGCTGATCAACCGCCTGGGGTTCAACAATCTGGGCCTGGACGCTTTCATCGCCAACGTGACGCGCAGCCAATGGCGCGCGCGCGGCGGCATACTGGGCCTGAACATCGGCAAGAATGCCGACACGCCCATTGCCCAGGCCGCGGACGATTACCTGAAGGGCCTGCGCGGCGTGTTTCCGCACGCGGACTACGTGACGGTGAACATCTCTTCGCCCAATACGCAGAACCTGCGCTCGCTGCAGGGCGGCGACGAACTGAGCGACCTGCTGGCCCGTCTGCGCGACGCACGCAAGGAGCTGGCCGATACCTACGGCCGCGACGTGCCCCTGGCGGTCAAGATCGCGCCGGACCTGACGCACGAGCAGATCGACGCCATCGCCGACATCCTGCCGCGCTACGGCGTGAATGGGGTGATCGCCTGCAACACCACCCTGTCGCGGGCGGCGGTGGCCGGCATGGCGCACGCCGACGAGGCGGGCGGCTTGTCGGGTCCGCCGGTGCACGAACTCTGCCTGGCGGTGATCGCCCGCCTGAAGCAGCGCCTGGGTTCGACCATGGCCATCATCGGCGTGGGAGGCATCCACAGCGGACGCCAGGCCGCCGAAAAAATGGCGGCCGGTGCCGACGCGGTTCAGCTCTATACCGGACTTATCTACCGTGGGCCGGCCCTGGTCCGCGAATGCGTCGACGCCACCGCGGTACGCGCGGCATAA
- a CDS encoding branched-chain amino acid transaminase produces MSMADRDGFIWYDGKLVPWRDATTHVLTHSLHYGLSVFEGLRAYKTDKGTAIFRLKDHTKRLFNSAHIYQIPIPYDAETLEAAQCEVVRANGLESCYLRPLVFYGSEKMGVSPKGAKVHVAIAAWPWGAYLGEEALAQGIRVKVSSYARQHVNVTMPRAKVATTYANSIIANSEALQDGYDEALLLDTEGFVAEGAGENIFLVKDGVLVEPEIASALTGITRSTIHALASDLGIPLLTRRLTRDDVYIADEAFFTGTAAEVTPIREVDNRRIGEGRRGPVTERLQKAFFDLVQGRNAKYQGWLTKI; encoded by the coding sequence ATGTCGATGGCCGACCGCGACGGATTCATCTGGTATGACGGCAAACTGGTTCCCTGGCGCGATGCCACCACGCACGTCCTGACCCATTCGCTGCACTACGGCCTGTCCGTGTTCGAAGGCCTCCGGGCCTACAAGACGGACAAGGGCACCGCGATCTTCCGCCTCAAGGACCACACCAAGCGGCTGTTCAACTCCGCCCACATCTACCAGATCCCGATTCCCTACGACGCCGAAACGCTGGAAGCCGCGCAATGCGAAGTCGTGCGCGCCAATGGGCTGGAATCCTGCTACCTGCGTCCGCTGGTGTTCTACGGCTCGGAAAAAATGGGCGTCTCTCCCAAGGGCGCCAAGGTCCATGTGGCCATCGCGGCCTGGCCCTGGGGCGCCTACCTGGGCGAAGAAGCCCTGGCCCAGGGCATCCGCGTGAAGGTCTCCTCGTACGCGCGCCAGCACGTCAACGTCACCATGCCGCGCGCCAAGGTGGCCACCACCTACGCCAACTCCATCATCGCCAACTCGGAAGCCCTGCAGGACGGCTATGACGAAGCCCTGCTGCTGGACACCGAAGGCTTCGTCGCGGAAGGCGCAGGCGAAAACATATTCCTGGTCAAGGACGGCGTGCTGGTCGAGCCGGAAATCGCCTCGGCGCTGACCGGGATCACGCGCTCCACCATCCACGCGCTGGCCAGCGACCTCGGCATTCCCCTGCTGACGCGCCGGCTCACGCGCGACGACGTCTATATCGCCGATGAAGCCTTCTTCACCGGCACGGCGGCGGAAGTCACCCCCATCCGGGAAGTGGACAACCGCCGCATCGGCGAAGGCCGCCGCGGCCCGGTCACGGAACGCCTGCAGAAGGCATTCTTCGATCTGGTGCAAGGCCGCAACGCCAAGTACCAGGGCTGGTTGACCAAGATATAA
- a CDS encoding EI24 domain-containing protein, with translation MPAPSHSALPPPPASAGLAGVWQAFKRAAVSQCHPAMLFAVLLPFLIALVGAILLLWFCWAPLTEWLRDEASHWSVVNNVDEWLVAVGLFSLKVYLVPVVAAAILLPVSGILGLAIAAVFVMPLVLRHVGEREYAAVGKQGRYGTAVSVWNALWVSIVFALGWLLTLPLWLVPPMAVLLSVFWWAFAFSRMMRIDAIVEHASPEERRILLRRHNLGFWSVGLICSLINLLPPAWVFLPVFSALVFAHYGLDALQRLRQEKVIEMAPR, from the coding sequence ATGCCCGCACCTTCCCATTCCGCCTTGCCTCCGCCCCCGGCTTCCGCCGGCCTGGCCGGCGTGTGGCAGGCCTTCAAACGCGCGGCGGTATCGCAATGCCATCCCGCCATGCTGTTCGCCGTGCTGCTGCCGTTCCTGATCGCGCTGGTCGGCGCCATTCTGCTGCTGTGGTTTTGCTGGGCCCCGTTGACGGAATGGCTGCGCGACGAAGCCTCGCACTGGAGCGTGGTCAACAACGTGGACGAGTGGCTGGTCGCCGTTGGCTTGTTCTCGCTCAAGGTGTACCTGGTGCCGGTCGTGGCGGCGGCGATCCTGCTGCCGGTGTCGGGCATCCTGGGCCTGGCCATCGCCGCGGTATTCGTTATGCCGCTGGTGCTGCGCCATGTCGGCGAGCGCGAGTACGCGGCCGTCGGCAAGCAGGGCCGATACGGGACGGCCGTCAGCGTCTGGAATGCATTGTGGGTCAGTATCGTCTTCGCGCTGGGCTGGCTGCTGACGCTGCCCTTGTGGCTGGTGCCGCCCATGGCGGTGCTGTTGTCGGTGTTCTGGTGGGCCTTCGCCTTTTCGCGCATGATGCGCATCGACGCCATCGTCGAGCACGCCAGTCCCGAGGAACGGCGCATCCTGCTGCGCCGGCACAATCTGGGTTTCTGGAGCGTGGGCTTGATCTGTTCGCTGATCAACCTGCTGCCGCCGGCCTGGGTCTTCCTGCCGGTCTTTTCGGCGCTGGTGTTCGCGCACTACGGCCTGGATGCCCTGCAGCGCCTGCGGCAGGAGAAAGTCATCGAGATGGCGCCGCGCTGA
- a CDS encoding thioredoxin family protein, translated as MPALEPGNDSAALRGLLQRPGLDLVACFCAAWCDTCREYRPKFEALAAQADGSVFAWIDIEDHPELLGEEEVENFPTLLIQRAGKTVFYGPMLPHIGHLERLLASLGPDSASVPTRLPDVRALLAG; from the coding sequence ATGCCCGCCCTAGAACCTGGTAACGACTCGGCCGCCTTGCGTGGCCTGCTTCAACGTCCCGGCCTGGACCTGGTCGCCTGCTTCTGCGCGGCCTGGTGCGATACCTGCCGCGAATACCGCCCCAAATTCGAAGCCCTGGCCGCGCAGGCCGACGGCAGCGTGTTCGCCTGGATCGATATCGAGGACCACCCCGAACTGCTCGGCGAAGAAGAAGTGGAAAACTTCCCGACCCTGCTGATCCAGCGGGCCGGCAAGACCGTGTTCTACGGCCCCATGCTGCCGCATATCGGCCACCTGGAACGCCTGCTGGCCTCGCTCGGTCCGGACAGCGCATCCGTGCCTACCCGCCTGCCGGACGTTCGCGCGCTGCTCGCCGGATAG
- a CDS encoding AzlD domain-containing protein, with the protein MNLDLASEDAYVYAAIGLLTLCSLVTRAGYQLLGDYLPLSENVRRALRYAPAAALTAIIVPDLLPWKAGVGPMLDMKLLAGVAGILVFLRTRSTVLVIVAGMLVLWGLRWLAP; encoded by the coding sequence ATGAATCTCGATCTGGCTTCCGAGGACGCCTATGTCTATGCCGCCATCGGCTTGCTGACGCTGTGCAGCCTGGTCACCCGGGCCGGCTACCAGTTGCTGGGCGATTACCTGCCCCTGTCCGAGAACGTGCGCCGCGCGTTGCGCTATGCGCCGGCGGCCGCCTTGACGGCCATCATCGTCCCGGACCTGCTGCCCTGGAAGGCCGGTGTCGGGCCGATGCTGGACATGAAGCTGCTGGCCGGCGTCGCGGGCATCCTGGTCTTCCTGCGTACGCGCAGTACCGTGCTGGTTATCGTCGCCGGCATGCTGGTGTTGTGGGGCTTGCGCTGGCTGGCGCCGTGA
- a CDS encoding IclR family transcriptional regulator, translating into MTRLPSHASSAHPQGDGHATIAIQVIERAMRLLDALAAQPDPVTLKELAATTGLHASTAHRILNDLVVGRYVERVDNGVYQLGMRLLELGSLVKGRLNVRDAAKGPMHDLHEMTGQTINLSVQQGDEIVYIDRAWSERSGMQVVRAIGGRAPLHLTSTGKLFLSTAEPRQVRAYALRTGLAGHTENSLTRLDMLERELSTVRSHGYARDNEELEVGVRCIAAGIHDDSGKLVAGLSISAPAERMQDEWIARLKETAARISASLGYDARAAEADFGRLAVDGHAAVDDRSAA; encoded by the coding sequence ATGACCCGCCTCCCTTCCCACGCCAGCAGCGCCCACCCGCAAGGCGACGGTCACGCGACCATCGCCATCCAGGTCATCGAGCGCGCGATGCGCCTGCTCGACGCCCTGGCCGCGCAGCCCGATCCCGTCACGCTCAAGGAGCTGGCGGCGACGACGGGGCTGCATGCCTCCACGGCCCACCGCATCCTCAACGACCTGGTCGTCGGGCGCTATGTCGAGCGCGTGGACAACGGCGTCTACCAACTGGGCATGCGGCTGCTGGAACTCGGCTCGCTGGTGAAGGGCCGCCTGAATGTCCGCGACGCCGCCAAGGGACCCATGCACGATCTGCACGAGATGACCGGGCAGACCATCAATCTGTCGGTGCAGCAGGGCGATGAAATCGTCTACATCGACCGCGCATGGAGCGAGCGCTCCGGCATGCAGGTGGTGCGGGCCATCGGCGGCCGGGCGCCCTTGCACCTGACCTCCACGGGCAAGCTTTTCCTTTCCACGGCGGAGCCCCGGCAGGTGCGCGCCTACGCCTTGCGTACCGGGCTGGCCGGCCATACGGAAAACAGCCTGACGCGGCTGGATATGCTGGAACGAGAACTTTCCACGGTGCGCAGCCATGGCTATGCGCGCGACAACGAGGAACTGGAAGTCGGCGTACGCTGCATCGCCGCCGGCATCCATGACGACAGCGGGAAACTCGTGGCCGGCCTGTCCATTTCGGCGCCCGCCGAACGCATGCAGGACGAATGGATCGCGCGCCTGAAGGAGACCGCCGCGCGGATTTCCGCGTCGCTCGGCTATGACGCGCGCGCCGCCGAGGCGGATTTCGGCCGGCTGGCGGTGGACGGTCACGCGGCCGTGGACGACCGTTCCGCGGCATGA
- the phaP gene encoding TIGR01841 family phasin (Members of this family are phasins (small proteins associated with inclusions such as PHA granules). Note that several different families of phasins have been named PhaP despite very little sequence similarity to each other.): MSAIPQQVFARQKAGINTLIATQSALFSGFEKLVDLNLKVIKATIDEVALRSQQAADVKDPQEALAFSTSLVQPSAEKALAYGKHVYDIVAGVQGELVKLGEEHIADNQAQLSEAIDQLAKNAPTGTEGAVALIKSSLATATSAYDSMTKAAKQAAEVAESNLNAAANATFKAASDAADAANKAASPRGRRAAA; encoded by the coding sequence ATGAGCGCTATTCCCCAACAAGTGTTCGCCCGTCAAAAAGCCGGCATCAACACCCTGATCGCTACCCAGTCCGCGCTGTTCTCGGGCTTTGAAAAGCTGGTCGACCTGAACCTGAAGGTCATCAAGGCGACCATCGACGAAGTCGCGCTGCGTTCGCAGCAGGCCGCCGACGTCAAGGACCCGCAGGAAGCCCTGGCGTTCTCGACCAGCCTGGTGCAGCCAAGCGCGGAAAAGGCGCTGGCCTATGGCAAGCACGTGTATGACATCGTCGCCGGCGTGCAGGGCGAGCTGGTCAAGCTGGGCGAAGAGCATATCGCCGACAACCAGGCCCAGCTGTCCGAAGCCATCGACCAACTGGCCAAGAATGCGCCCACCGGCACCGAAGGCGCCGTCGCGCTGATCAAGTCCTCGCTGGCGACCGCCACCAGCGCGTACGATTCCATGACCAAGGCCGCCAAGCAGGCCGCCGAAGTCGCCGAATCGAACCTGAATGCCGCCGCCAACGCGACCTTCAAGGCTGCGTCGGATGCCGCCGACGCCGCCAACAAGGCTGCCTCGCCGCGCGGCCGTCGCGCCGCTGCCTGA
- a CDS encoding AzlC family ABC transporter permease produces the protein MSSEPAVSDQDSLAIRQARWDAARQGMRAVAPTLIATAAWGLVTGVAMVKSGLAESMALLMSLTLYAGSAQLTSLPLIASGAPLWLIFAAGFIVNLRFLVFGAALHPFFRHLPWPRRLALGYFTTDMGFVLFIPRFGDARVRGTREQLWFFIGVIAPGWFVWQGTSIAGIYLGALVPAGWSLDFAAVLALLAIVVPLATTRPMLAAIAAAALTGWIGQVFPLRLGLAAAVFAGVAAGMLAERYARGRA, from the coding sequence TTGTCGTCCGAACCGGCAGTCTCCGATCAGGATAGCCTTGCGATCCGGCAAGCGCGCTGGGACGCCGCCCGCCAGGGCATGCGCGCCGTCGCTCCGACGCTGATCGCCACGGCGGCGTGGGGACTGGTCACGGGTGTGGCCATGGTCAAGTCGGGCCTGGCCGAATCCATGGCGCTGCTGATGTCGCTGACGCTGTATGCCGGCTCGGCGCAGCTTACCTCCCTGCCGCTCATTGCCTCCGGCGCGCCGCTGTGGCTTATCTTCGCCGCGGGTTTCATCGTCAACCTGCGCTTTCTCGTCTTCGGCGCCGCCCTGCATCCGTTTTTCCGCCACTTGCCATGGCCGCGCCGGCTGGCGCTGGGTTACTTCACCACCGACATGGGCTTCGTCCTGTTCATCCCGCGCTTCGGCGACGCGCGCGTGCGCGGCACGCGGGAGCAGCTGTGGTTCTTCATCGGCGTGATCGCTCCCGGGTGGTTCGTCTGGCAAGGGACCTCCATCGCCGGCATATACCTGGGCGCCCTGGTCCCGGCGGGCTGGTCGCTGGACTTCGCCGCGGTGCTGGCCCTGCTGGCCATCGTGGTGCCGCTGGCCACGACCCGGCCCATGCTGGCCGCCATCGCGGCCGCGGCGCTGACCGGCTGGATCGGCCAGGTCTTCCCCTTGCGGCTGGGCCTGGCCGCGGCCGTCTTCGCCGGGGTGGCGGCCGGCATGCTGGCGGAACGCTACGCGCGGGGCCGGGCATGA
- a CDS encoding tripartite tricarboxylate transporter substrate-binding protein: MPFPTRRLAAVLAAVTLSAAGAAHAEYPDHVVNMVVPFAAGGPTDNVARSLAEAMRPALGQSIIVENKGGAGGTIGTTFAARAPADGYTVLLMHVGFSTAPSLYKDPGYDPFKSFEPIGLVVDVPMTILARDNFPPNNIKELADYVKKNADKITLANAGIGAASHLCSVMLNEAFGVELLTVPYKGTAPAMNDLLGKQVDMLCDQTTNTTQQINAKKVKAYAVTSLKRVATLPDLPTMDESGYKGFEVGIWHGMWVAKGTPKPVVDKLVKALQAGVKDPKFQERMQTLGAAVLVDEANPQALDAKVKQQVPQWAELFKKAKVEKQ, encoded by the coding sequence ATGCCTTTCCCTACCCGCCGGCTAGCCGCCGTCCTGGCGGCCGTCACGCTGTCCGCGGCTGGCGCCGCGCATGCCGAATATCCGGACCACGTTGTCAACATGGTGGTCCCGTTCGCCGCCGGGGGGCCGACCGACAACGTCGCGCGTTCGCTGGCCGAAGCCATGCGCCCGGCGCTCGGACAATCCATCATCGTCGAGAACAAGGGCGGCGCCGGCGGCACCATCGGCACGACCTTCGCGGCCCGCGCGCCGGCTGACGGCTACACCGTCCTGCTCATGCACGTCGGCTTCTCCACCGCGCCGTCGCTGTACAAGGATCCCGGCTACGATCCCTTCAAGAGTTTCGAGCCCATCGGCCTGGTGGTCGACGTGCCCATGACCATCCTGGCGCGCGACAACTTCCCGCCCAACAACATCAAGGAACTGGCGGACTACGTCAAGAAGAACGCCGACAAGATCACGCTGGCCAACGCCGGTATCGGCGCCGCCAGCCACCTGTGCAGCGTCATGCTGAACGAAGCCTTCGGCGTGGAGCTGCTGACCGTGCCCTACAAGGGCACCGCGCCTGCCATGAACGACCTGCTGGGCAAGCAGGTGGATATGCTCTGCGACCAGACCACCAATACCACCCAGCAGATCAATGCGAAGAAGGTCAAGGCCTATGCCGTGACCAGCCTGAAGCGCGTCGCCACGCTGCCCGACCTGCCCACCATGGACGAGTCCGGCTACAAGGGCTTCGAAGTCGGCATCTGGCATGGCATGTGGGTCGCCAAGGGCACGCCCAAGCCGGTCGTGGATAAGCTGGTCAAGGCGCTGCAGGCCGGCGTCAAGGATCCCAAGTTCCAGGAACGCATGCAGACCCTGGGCGCGGCGGTGCTGGTGGACGAAGCCAACCCGCAGGCCCTGGACGCCAAGGTCAAGCAGCAAGTGCCGCAGTGGGCCGAGCTGTTCAAGAAAGCGAAGGTCGAAAAACAATAA
- a CDS encoding DEAD/DEAH box helicase, which yields MTETNSSAATSTDATTLAFSDFDLHPLLLASITETGYTTPTPIQAQAIPVVISGRDVMGAAQTGTGKTAAFTLPILHRLMPMANTSASPARHPVRALILTPTRELADQVSESVKRYSKRTPLRSAVVFGGVDIGPQKESLRNGCEVLVATPGRLLDHVEQKNVNLGQVGILVLDEADRMLDMGFLPDLERIIRLLPSQRQNLLFSATFSNEIRKLARSYLSHPVEIEVAARNATADTVTQIAYEMSSEAKRAAVVHLVKSRNLNQVIVFSNTKIGTARLARQLERDGIKAESIHGDKSQADRMKALDAFKAGELEVLVATDVAARGLDVAGVPCVINYDLPYNAEDYVHRIGRTGRAGASGEAIALFTPSEERLLLDIEKLIKRPVPRGRLDVPAELVARSRGHGDEVRGGRERRESRGRPGERRYGDSSNRQAPVDDFFLKPYVPSNPAPESAAGESAPGEPAPSERAGAPKRKVAVLLGGTRKPS from the coding sequence ATGACTGAAACCAATTCTTCCGCAGCAACTTCAACGGATGCGACGACCCTCGCGTTTTCGGACTTCGATCTGCATCCGTTGCTGCTGGCATCCATCACCGAAACGGGTTACACCACCCCCACACCCATCCAGGCCCAGGCCATCCCCGTGGTGATCTCGGGCCGAGATGTCATGGGCGCGGCGCAAACGGGTACCGGCAAGACGGCGGCGTTCACGCTGCCCATCCTGCATCGCCTGATGCCCATGGCGAACACCAGCGCGTCGCCGGCGCGGCATCCCGTGCGCGCCCTGATCCTGACGCCCACGCGCGAGCTGGCCGACCAGGTCTCCGAAAGCGTCAAGCGCTACAGCAAGCGCACGCCGCTGCGGTCGGCCGTGGTGTTCGGCGGCGTGGATATCGGGCCGCAAAAGGAAAGCCTGCGCAACGGTTGCGAAGTGCTCGTGGCGACGCCGGGCCGCTTGCTGGACCATGTGGAGCAAAAGAACGTCAATCTGGGGCAGGTCGGCATCCTGGTCCTGGACGAAGCGGACCGCATGCTGGACATGGGCTTCCTGCCCGACCTGGAGCGCATCATCCGGCTGCTGCCCAGCCAGCGCCAGAACCTGTTGTTCTCGGCGACGTTCAGCAACGAGATCCGCAAGCTCGCGCGTTCGTACCTGAGCCACCCGGTGGAAATCGAAGTCGCCGCGCGCAACGCCACGGCGGACACGGTCACGCAGATCGCCTACGAGATGAGCAGCGAGGCCAAGCGCGCTGCCGTCGTGCATCTGGTGAAGTCGCGCAACCTGAACCAGGTGATCGTGTTTTCGAACACCAAGATCGGCACGGCCCGGCTGGCGCGGCAATTGGAACGCGACGGCATCAAGGCGGAATCCATCCACGGCGATAAAAGCCAGGCCGACCGCATGAAGGCGCTGGACGCCTTCAAGGCCGGCGAACTGGAAGTGCTGGTCGCCACCGACGTCGCCGCGCGCGGCCTGGATGTGGCGGGCGTGCCTTGCGTCATCAATTACGACCTGCCCTACAACGCCGAGGACTACGTGCACCGCATCGGCCGCACGGGCCGCGCGGGTGCCTCGGGAGAGGCCATCGCGCTGTTCACGCCCAGCGAGGAACGCCTGCTGCTGGACATCGAAAAACTGATCAAGCGGCCGGTGCCGCGCGGCCGGCTGGATGTGCCGGCGGAACTCGTCGCGCGCAGCCGCGGCCATGGCGACGAGGTCCGCGGCGGCCGCGAACGCCGCGAATCGCGCGGCCGGCCCGGCGAACGCCGCTATGGCGACTCGTCGAACCGCCAGGCGCCGGTGGACGATTTCTTTCTCAAGCCCTACGTGCCCAGCAACCCGGCGCCGGAATCGGCCGCCGGGGAATCGGCCCCCGGGGAGCCGGCGCCGTCGGAGCGCGCCGGCGCGCCCAAGCGCAAGGTGGCCGTCCTGCTGGGCGGTACGCGCAAGCCTTCCTGA
- a CDS encoding competence/damage-inducible protein A, protein MPLDSASPRIGLIIVGDEILSGRRQDKHFSKIVELLSARGLRLAWAEILPDDRDTLVRAYRRSFAGGDIVFSCGGIGATPDDHTRQAAAAALDLPLALHPDAEREITLRCAEMAAKGQGSTDMSTPENQRRLEMGRFPQGCEIVPNPYNRIPGFFIRDHTFVPGFPVMAWPMLEWTLDTRYAHLHHQTAHAEHAFLVYGLPESRIAPVMDEIQSRWPGVKAFSLPSVGEDGRSPHIDLGVKGEPAAAAQAMDFLRAEVQRLGGRLTPPGRA, encoded by the coding sequence ATGCCCCTCGACTCCGCGAGCCCGCGCATCGGCCTGATCATCGTCGGCGACGAAATCCTGTCCGGCCGCCGGCAGGACAAGCATTTTTCCAAGATCGTCGAGCTGCTGTCCGCCCGCGGATTGCGGCTGGCCTGGGCCGAAATCCTGCCGGACGACCGCGACACGCTGGTCCGCGCCTATCGGCGCAGCTTCGCCGGCGGGGACATCGTTTTTTCCTGCGGAGGCATCGGCGCCACGCCGGACGACCACACCCGGCAGGCCGCGGCGGCGGCACTGGACCTGCCGCTGGCCTTGCATCCGGATGCCGAACGGGAAATCACCCTGCGTTGTGCCGAAATGGCCGCCAAGGGGCAGGGCAGCACCGACATGTCCACCCCGGAGAACCAGCGCCGCCTGGAAATGGGGCGCTTTCCCCAGGGTTGCGAGATCGTGCCCAACCCTTACAACCGCATCCCGGGCTTCTTCATCCGCGATCACACCTTTGTGCCGGGTTTCCCGGTGATGGCCTGGCCTATGCTGGAATGGACGCTCGATACCCGGTATGCCCATCTTCATCACCAGACCGCGCATGCCGAGCATGCTTTCCTGGTCTATGGCTTGCCGGAATCCCGCATCGCGCCCGTCATGGACGAAATCCAGTCCCGCTGGCCCGGCGTCAAGGCGTTCAGCCTGCCCAGTGTCGGCGAGGACGGCCGTTCGCCCCACATCGACCTGGGCGTGAAGGGAGAGCCCGCGGCCGCCGCGCAAGCGATGGATTTCCTGCGCGCGGAAGTCCAGCGCCTGGGCGGGCGCCTGACCCCGCCCGGTCGAGCCTGA